Proteins from one Deinococcus apachensis DSM 19763 genomic window:
- a CDS encoding sensor histidine kinase — translation MSAPRPTQRGGQQGTLRTQFTLIIFLLAFLPNLALTLPARHDVSILTLVTWMVVVAALCALIGYLLSGVLLRPLSRLEAEVQRGDFAQPHRDDPGEILALRGAFADLLGRLSTEQGRRNAFMATLVHDLKTPLIATGHLTRVLTEHPLPDAERREVGAQILAENARLLALVGQMADAHRFEREEVRVQPQPTDLRALVEGVARRLGPQAHGLTLQVMGQGQAPTDAPVLERAVGNLAENALRYARHEVTLAVTPAGVEVRDDGPGLCAPLSELAQPFNAQPATIAGQQYTAGTTGLGLFIARRIAEAHGGSLTYRRTPPAPPDPSSPTPPSPPASSPQSVFTLHLPEVTP, via the coding sequence GTGAGTGCCCCCCGCCCCACCCAGCGGGGAGGGCAGCAGGGAACCCTGCGGACCCAGTTCACGCTGATCATCTTTCTGCTGGCGTTCCTGCCCAACCTGGCGCTGACGCTGCCCGCGCGCCACGACGTGTCGATCCTCACGCTCGTGACGTGGATGGTGGTCGTCGCCGCGCTGTGCGCGCTGATCGGCTACCTGCTCAGCGGGGTGCTGCTGCGGCCCCTCAGCCGCCTGGAGGCGGAGGTGCAGCGGGGCGACTTCGCGCAGCCGCACCGCGACGACCCCGGCGAAATCCTCGCCCTGCGCGGGGCCTTTGCTGATCTGCTGGGGCGGCTCTCGACCGAGCAGGGCCGCCGCAACGCCTTTATGGCGACCCTCGTTCACGACCTCAAGACGCCGCTGATTGCCACCGGGCACCTCACGCGCGTCCTGACCGAGCATCCCCTCCCCGACGCCGAGCGGCGCGAGGTGGGTGCGCAGATCCTCGCCGAGAACGCCCGGCTGCTGGCGCTCGTCGGGCAGATGGCCGACGCGCACCGCTTCGAGCGCGAGGAGGTGCGCGTGCAGCCCCAGCCCACCGATCTGCGGGCCCTCGTGGAGGGGGTGGCCCGCCGACTGGGTCCCCAGGCTCACGGCCTGACACTGCAGGTGATGGGCCAGGGCCAGGCGCCCACCGACGCACCCGTGCTGGAGCGGGCCGTGGGCAACCTCGCCGAGAATGCCCTGCGCTACGCCCGCCATGAGGTGACCCTGGCCGTCACTCCCGCCGGGGTGGAGGTGCGCGACGACGGTCCCGGCCTGTGCGCCCCCCTCTCGGAACTCGCGCAGCCCTTCAACGCCCAGCCCGCCACCATCGCCGGGCAGCAGTACACCGCCGGAACGACCGGGCTGGGCCTCTTCATCGCCCGCCGCATCGCGGAAGCGCACGGCGGCAGCCTCACATACCGCCGCACTCCGCCCGCACCCCCCGACCCGTCCTCCCCGACTCCTCCTTCCCCCCCGGCCTCTTCCCCCCAGTCCGTCTTCACCCTGCATCTCCCGGAGGTGACCCCTTGA
- a CDS encoding response regulator, translated as MKLVIADDHPLFRMGLKYALLHQGFDVVAEAADGVQALAACRTHQPDAALLDVKMPGLTGVEVCERLRLTHPRIASVLITTFAEPAIVQAARLAGARGYVSKETDPESLARQIREIVAHPEIDRLPQVDVPRLTPRESEVLPLLAQGFSNKEIAKNLGVSPDTVKDHLARLYAKLDAGDRTEAVSRARTIGLLD; from the coding sequence TTGAAACTCGTGATCGCCGATGACCACCCCCTTTTCCGCATGGGTCTGAAATACGCCCTGCTGCACCAGGGGTTCGACGTGGTGGCCGAGGCCGCCGACGGCGTCCAGGCCCTCGCCGCCTGCCGCACCCACCAGCCGGACGCCGCCCTGCTTGACGTGAAGATGCCCGGCCTGACCGGTGTGGAGGTCTGCGAGCGGCTGCGCCTGACCCATCCCCGGATCGCCAGCGTCCTGATCACCACCTTCGCCGAGCCCGCCATCGTGCAGGCCGCACGGCTGGCCGGGGCGCGCGGCTACGTCAGCAAGGAGACGGACCCCGAGAGCCTGGCCCGGCAGATCCGCGAGATCGTGGCCCACCCCGAGATCGACCGCCTGCCCCAGGTCGACGTGCCCCGCCTGACCCCCCGCGAGTCCGAGGTGCTGCCCCTGCTCGCCCAGGGCTTCTCCAACAAGGAGATCGCCAAGAACCTCGGCGTGAGCCCCGACACGGTGAAGGACCACCTCGCCCGCCTGTACGCCAAGCTCGACGCGGGGGACCGCACCGAGGCGGTGAGCCGCGCGAGGACCATTGGGCTTCTGGATTGA
- a CDS encoding pyridoxal phosphate-dependent aminotransferase, whose translation MSAPSAPSPFRLSERARSLKPSATVAVSSRALELRRAGVDVISMSVGEPDFDTPPHIKAAAIRAIESGKTKYTAVNGIPELREAISAKFARENSLEYAPSDVTVTSGGKQALFNAFFALLNPGDEVLIPAPYWVSYPEMVALTGAVPVPVPTTPESGFILDPEELEVRVTPRTRMIVLNSPGNPTGAVFPTEVLEAVAGVAQRHNLVIVTDEMYEHLVYDAEQVSIGRYAPEHTLTVNGASKAYAMTGWRIGYAGGPKAVIAAMNAFQSQSTSNASSVSQYAALAALNEYEETARFIEMARRAYRERRDRIVAGLNGLGLPTPTPQGAFYVMTDTARLHPDELEAARLLLDEARVAVVPGTDFAAPGQVRLSYATSLEQVEEMLRRIGAVMS comes from the coding sequence ATGAGCGCGCCTTCTGCCCCGTCCCCCTTCCGCCTGTCCGAGCGTGCCCGGAGCCTCAAGCCCTCGGCGACGGTGGCAGTCTCGTCGCGGGCGCTCGAACTGAGGCGGGCGGGCGTGGACGTGATCAGCATGAGCGTGGGCGAGCCGGACTTTGACACGCCGCCCCACATCAAGGCCGCCGCTATCCGGGCCATCGAAAGTGGGAAGACGAAATACACCGCTGTGAACGGTATCCCCGAGCTGCGGGAAGCGATTAGCGCCAAGTTCGCGCGGGAGAACAGCCTGGAGTACGCGCCGAGCGACGTGACGGTCACCAGCGGGGGCAAACAGGCCCTCTTCAACGCCTTTTTCGCGCTGCTGAACCCCGGCGACGAGGTGCTGATCCCCGCCCCGTACTGGGTGAGCTACCCGGAGATGGTGGCGCTGACGGGCGCGGTGCCGGTGCCCGTGCCGACCACGCCGGAGTCGGGCTTCATCCTTGACCCGGAGGAGTTGGAGGTCCGGGTCACGCCGCGGACTCGCATGATCGTGCTCAACAGCCCCGGCAACCCGACGGGCGCCGTGTTCCCCACCGAGGTGCTGGAGGCCGTGGCGGGGGTCGCCCAGCGCCACAATCTCGTGATCGTAACGGACGAGATGTACGAGCATCTGGTGTACGACGCCGAGCAGGTCAGCATCGGGCGGTACGCACCGGAGCATACGCTCACGGTGAACGGGGCGAGCAAGGCCTACGCGATGACGGGCTGGCGCATCGGGTACGCGGGGGGCCCGAAGGCGGTGATCGCCGCGATGAACGCCTTCCAGTCGCAGAGCACGAGCAACGCGAGCAGCGTGAGTCAGTACGCCGCGCTGGCCGCCCTGAACGAGTACGAGGAGACGGCGCGGTTTATCGAAATGGCCCGGCGCGCTTACCGCGAGCGGCGCGACCGAATCGTGGCCGGATTGAACGGACTCGGCCTGCCCACGCCCACTCCACAGGGCGCCTTTTACGTGATGACAGACACCGCCCGCCTCCATCCCGACGAGCTGGAAGCCGCCCGCCTCCTGCTCGACGAGGCGCGGGTCGCCGTGGTGCCCGGCACCGACTTCGCCGCGCCCGGCCAGGTGCGCCTGAGCTACGCGACCAGCCTGGAGCAGGTCGAGGAAATGCTGCGCCGGATCGGGGCCGTGATGAGCTGA
- a CDS encoding AIM24 family protein: MTNPDGSYSLRDFLAQTAERDQPGEVFELESSKMLEVKVNGRIWSKLGAMVAYKGNLSFRREGTLEGGLMKALKRAVSQEMSPLAKIEGRGVAYLADQGKEVQILRLSGDSLNVNGNDLLAFEDSVNYDITMHRRVAGMAAGGLFSVRLQGNGLVAILSHGKPLTLRVTHNEPIFTDPNATVAWSGNLQPQLRMDASLRSIFGRGGGETYQMVFQGDGFVVVQPYEEFEQGLGGDSDSHGGGIGRSIGDLFD, encoded by the coding sequence ATGACGAATCCTGACGGCAGTTACAGTCTCCGCGACTTCCTGGCCCAGACCGCCGAGCGCGACCAGCCCGGCGAGGTGTTCGAGCTGGAGAGCTCCAAGATGCTGGAGGTCAAGGTCAATGGCCGCATCTGGAGCAAGCTGGGCGCGATGGTGGCGTACAAGGGCAACCTCTCCTTCCGGCGCGAGGGAACGCTGGAGGGCGGCCTGATGAAGGCCCTCAAGCGCGCCGTGAGCCAGGAGATGAGCCCGCTCGCCAAGATCGAGGGCCGGGGCGTGGCGTACCTGGCCGACCAGGGCAAGGAGGTGCAGATTCTGCGCCTCTCGGGCGACAGCCTGAACGTGAACGGCAACGATCTGCTCGCCTTCGAGGACAGTGTGAACTACGACATCACCATGCACCGCCGGGTGGCGGGAATGGCGGCAGGCGGGCTCTTCAGCGTGCGGCTTCAGGGCAACGGGCTGGTTGCCATCCTCAGCCACGGCAAGCCGCTGACGCTGCGGGTCACCCACAACGAGCCGATCTTCACCGACCCGAATGCGACGGTCGCCTGGAGCGGAAACCTCCAGCCGCAACTCCGCATGGACGCCAGCCTGAGGAGCATCTTCGGGCGCGGCGGCGGCGAGACGTACCAGATGGTCTTCCAGGGTGACGGCTTCGTGGTCGTGCAACCCTACGAGGAGTTCGAGCAGGGCCTGGGTGGGGACAGTGACAGCCACGGCGGCGGCATCGGGCGCAGCATCGGGGACCTGTTCGACTGA
- the murG gene encoding undecaprenyldiphospho-muramoylpentapeptide beta-N-acetylglucosaminyltransferase, whose amino-acid sequence MSLVVMATGGTGGHIYPAVATARELMARGHEALLLGQRGGMEERVAAEQGLPFQGVEAGKLARSGQGRPDPRELLRAVRGVAEARTFLSQTRPGAVVGFGGFASLPGVLAAQSLGLPTVLHEQNARLGLTQRLAAGRARAVGTAYPKVIGLPEDKATMVGMPVREERLPRAEALARLGLRDGPLTLLVMGGSQGSLALNNGVPDVLREVLGEAGTSPEGSVQVLHSTGPRWLEEVAPRVADLPWYHAVGYTDAVAAWSASDLAITRAGTGTLAEAAFHGVPLVMVPLPESAENHQLHNALSVQEAGAGRVVEQTALAGQLGEAVLECAAAGMRALMREAALGRSPAGAAGRFADLVERHLR is encoded by the coding sequence ATGAGTCTGGTCGTCATGGCAACGGGAGGCACGGGGGGGCACATCTACCCGGCGGTCGCAACAGCGCGCGAGCTGATGGCGCGCGGGCACGAGGCGCTGCTGCTGGGGCAGCGGGGCGGGATGGAGGAGCGGGTCGCGGCCGAGCAGGGCCTGCCGTTTCAGGGCGTGGAGGCCGGGAAGCTCGCGCGTAGCGGGCAGGGCCGACCGGACCCGCGTGAGCTGCTGCGGGCGGTGCGGGGCGTGGCGGAGGCTCGCACCTTCCTGAGCCAGACCCGGCCCGGAGCGGTCGTGGGCTTCGGGGGCTTTGCCAGCTTGCCCGGAGTTCTGGCCGCGCAGAGCTTGGGCCTGCCCACCGTCCTGCACGAACAGAACGCGCGGCTGGGCCTGACGCAGCGGCTGGCGGCGGGGCGTGCGCGGGCGGTCGGAACCGCGTACCCAAAGGTCATCGGGCTGCCGGAAGACAAGGCGACGATGGTCGGGATGCCGGTGCGGGAGGAGCGGCTGCCTCGGGCGGAGGCGCTGGCGCGGCTGGGGTTGCGCGACGGGCCCCTCACCCTGCTGGTCATGGGCGGCTCGCAGGGGTCGCTGGCGCTGAACAACGGGGTGCCGGATGTGTTGCGGGAAGTGTTGGGGGAAGCAGGAACCTCTCCCGAAGGTTCCGTCCAGGTCCTCCATTCCACCGGCCCCCGCTGGTTGGAGGAAGTTGCTCCCCGTGTGGCAGACCTCCCCTGGTATCACGCCGTCGGCTACACGGACGCAGTCGCGGCGTGGTCGGCCTCGGACCTGGCGATCACCCGGGCGGGGACGGGCACGCTGGCTGAAGCCGCCTTTCACGGTGTCCCGCTCGTCATGGTGCCGCTGCCCGAGTCGGCGGAGAACCACCAGCTCCACAACGCGCTCAGTGTGCAGGAGGCGGGAGCGGGGCGGGTGGTTGAGCAGACGGCGCTGGCCGGGCAGTTGGGGGAGGCGGTGCTAGAGTGTGCGGCGGCGGGCATGCGCGCCTTGATGCGGGAGGCGGCCCTGGGGCGCTCCCCGGCGGGCGCGGCGGGCCGCTTCGCCGATCTGGTGGAGCGGCACCTGCGCTAG
- the murC gene encoding UDP-N-acetylmuramate--L-alanine ligase, producing MTDTSPPPSTAPAAQPSPPSHPPHYHLMGIGGIGVSAFARLLAARGVRVSGCDAQLSELTEQLGREGITVCAGHDASHVADVDVLIASEAVPKSHPELAAARAAGVEVRPRMALLDELLRAGPSVGVIGTHGKTTTTSMIAVAMQGAGLDPAAFVGGIVPEFGSNARVGQGPFVAEVDESDRGFGDLVCETAVFTNAEDDHVGGNQATYWETVEEQHAAFARFAGQAGRVLYCADWAGLEKLCAGASERLSYGLSEGTDYRALNLQPDAEGTTFTVERRGEPLGEARVGLPGTHNVLNALAALAATDLYGGDFRAAADALSAFRGPGRRWQRIGELNGALVIDDYAHNATKVAAAVQAARQTGRRVRVIFQPHRYLRTQQSWPRLADALMDADEVLVLDIAAASEPPIPGIHATLVSGRMVKKGHSGVRYAPDRAEVVRYLRETATPGDLIVTMGAGDVWKLSRELAGVKA from the coding sequence ATGACTGACACCTCCCCTCCCCCCTCCACCGCGCCCGCCGCCCAGCCCTCGCCCCCGTCCCACCCGCCCCACTATCACCTGATGGGCATCGGCGGCATCGGCGTGAGCGCCTTTGCACGGCTGCTCGCGGCGCGCGGCGTGCGGGTCAGCGGGTGCGACGCCCAGCTCTCCGAACTCACCGAGCAACTGGGGCGGGAGGGGATCACGGTCTGCGCGGGGCACGACGCCTCACATGTGGCGGATGTGGATGTCCTCATCGCGTCGGAGGCGGTGCCCAAAAGTCACCCCGAACTCGCCGCTGCCCGCGCGGCCGGGGTGGAGGTCCGCCCGCGCATGGCCCTGCTGGACGAGCTGCTGCGCGCTGGCCCCTCGGTCGGCGTGATCGGCACTCACGGCAAGACGACCACGACCTCCATGATCGCCGTCGCCATGCAGGGGGCGGGGCTGGACCCGGCGGCCTTCGTGGGCGGCATCGTGCCCGAGTTCGGCTCCAACGCGCGGGTGGGACAGGGTCCCTTCGTCGCCGAGGTGGACGAGTCCGACCGGGGCTTCGGGGACCTCGTGTGCGAGACCGCCGTCTTCACCAACGCCGAGGACGACCATGTGGGCGGCAACCAGGCGACCTACTGGGAGACAGTGGAAGAGCAGCACGCCGCCTTCGCCCGCTTCGCGGGGCAGGCGGGGAGGGTGCTGTACTGTGCGGACTGGGCTGGATTAGAGAAGCTGTGCGCCGGGGCGAGCGAGCGGCTGAGCTATGGCCTGTCGGAGGGAACGGACTACCGCGCCTTGAACCTCCAGCCCGACGCGGAGGGCACGACCTTCACGGTGGAACGCCGGGGGGAGCCTCTGGGCGAGGCGCGGGTCGGCCTGCCGGGCACCCACAACGTGCTGAACGCGCTGGCGGCCCTGGCCGCCACCGACCTGTACGGCGGGGATTTCCGCGCCGCCGCGGATGCCCTGTCCGCTTTCCGGGGTCCTGGGCGCCGCTGGCAACGGATTGGGGAGCTGAACGGGGCGCTCGTGATCGATGATTACGCCCACAACGCCACCAAGGTCGCCGCCGCCGTGCAGGCCGCGCGGCAGACCGGGCGCCGCGTCCGGGTGATCTTCCAGCCCCACCGTTACCTCCGCACCCAGCAGTCCTGGCCCCGCCTCGCCGACGCGCTCATGGACGCGGACGAGGTGCTGGTCCTCGACATCGCCGCCGCCTCCGAGCCGCCCATCCCCGGCATTCATGCCACGCTCGTCAGTGGGCGGATGGTGAAGAAGGGACATTCGGGGGTGCGCTACGCCCCTGACCGCGCGGAAGTCGTGCGTTACCTGCGTGAGACGGCCACGCCGGGCGACCTGATCGTCACGATGGGTGCGGGCGACGTGTGGAAACTCTCGCGGGAACTGGCGGGGGTGAAGGCGTGA
- a CDS encoding UDP-N-acetylmuramate dehydrogenase, producing MSRSGARVERLPLARFTTLGVGGEAEMWFVSSLEQLAEAMEAPYRVLGGGSNLVVADGGVPERVIRLTGPLAESDLTPDPDLTDGETVVTGWVGGGVPLPGLIRKLQKLGLSNLEGTVGIPAQVGGAVWMNAGTRYSEMFDGLHTLEIVTPGGTRQVTPGDLDWGYRRSGIPRNHVVSRVRLGLRRSTPEEVLARMDFADQARKGQPKMKTPGCAFKNPGGVSAGKLIDEAGLKGTRVGNAMIAPEHANFIVNLGGASSADVHALLGLIRERVGVPLELEYELWPE from the coding sequence GTGAGCCGCAGCGGGGCGAGAGTGGAGCGATTGCCCCTTGCCCGGTTTACCACGTTGGGAGTGGGCGGCGAGGCCGAGATGTGGTTCGTCTCCAGTCTGGAACAACTTGCCGAAGCGATGGAGGCCCCATACCGCGTCCTGGGGGGCGGCAGCAACCTCGTCGTCGCAGACGGGGGCGTGCCCGAGCGGGTCATTCGCCTGACTGGCCCCCTCGCGGAGAGCGACCTCACGCCTGACCCCGACCTCACCGACGGCGAGACGGTGGTCACCGGCTGGGTGGGCGGCGGCGTGCCCCTCCCCGGGCTGATCCGCAAGTTGCAGAAGCTCGGCCTCTCCAACCTGGAAGGTACTGTCGGAATCCCCGCGCAGGTCGGCGGCGCCGTGTGGATGAACGCGGGCACCCGCTACAGCGAGATGTTCGACGGGCTGCACACGCTGGAAATTGTGACGCCGGGGGGAACGCGGCAGGTTACCCCGGGCGACCTGGACTGGGGGTACCGCCGGAGCGGCATCCCCCGCAACCACGTCGTCTCCCGCGTGCGCCTGGGGCTGCGCCGCTCCACCCCGGAGGAGGTACTGGCGCGGATGGACTTCGCCGACCAGGCCCGCAAGGGCCAGCCCAAGATGAAGACGCCGGGCTGCGCCTTCAAGAATCCGGGAGGCGTGTCGGCGGGCAAACTCATTGACGAGGCGGGCCTGAAGGGCACCCGGGTGGGGAACGCGATGATCGCCCCGGAGCACGCCAACTTCATCGTGAACCTGGGAGGGGCGAGCAGCGCCGATGTCCACGCCCTGCTGGGGCTTATCCGTGAGCGGGTGGGTGTGCCGCTGGAACTGGAATACGAGCTGTGGCCGGAATAG
- a CDS encoding cell division protein FtsQ/DivIB, whose protein sequence is MTDPEPRPRNHRITAAPPALEPVPTTPDAPVPEVPPTRLRRRWGRLWWTLGAVALAGALAASWFALPIRAVTVTGNTRLSEAQVRKLAGLTSGFAWPYYGTWRAQGLRRSPWISSAVVTRRFPDTVEVRVTERVPFARLQQPGGRVVVLAEDGMVLPGAREVDALPLLTGWGPGRVGDALFVARALRGYNVQSVEYTPSGITARTASGSVWSGDLRTLLKYAGALVQFPNKQIHIYPWGVSVQE, encoded by the coding sequence ATGACCGACCCTGAGCCGCGCCCCAGGAATCACCGGATCACGGCGGCTCCCCCCGCCCTGGAGCCTGTGCCCACCACTCCCGATGCCCCCGTCCCCGAAGTCCCGCCCACCCGGCTGAGGAGGCGATGGGGCCGCCTCTGGTGGACCCTGGGGGCCGTGGCCCTAGCCGGGGCGCTTGCCGCAAGCTGGTTTGCCCTCCCCATCCGCGCGGTGACGGTGACGGGCAACACTCGGCTCTCGGAGGCCCAGGTGCGGAAACTCGCGGGGCTGACATCGGGTTTCGCATGGCCGTACTACGGGACGTGGCGGGCTCAGGGTCTGCGGCGCAGCCCGTGGATCAGCTCAGCCGTCGTGACCCGCCGCTTTCCAGACACGGTCGAGGTGCGGGTGACCGAGCGAGTCCCCTTCGCCCGGCTCCAGCAGCCCGGGGGGCGGGTGGTCGTGCTTGCCGAGGACGGGATGGTGCTGCCGGGAGCGCGTGAGGTGGACGCCCTGCCGCTGCTCACCGGGTGGGGTCCGGGCCGGGTGGGGGACGCCCTGTTCGTCGCCCGCGCGCTACGGGGGTACAATGTTCAGTCGGTCGAGTACACACCCTCCGGCATCACGGCCAGGACCGCGAGCGGATCGGTGTGGAGCGGCGACCTGAGGACCCTGCTGAAGTATGCTGGAGCCCTAGTGCAATTCCCGAACAAACAAATCCACATCTACCCCTGGGGGGTGAGCGTCCAGGAATGA
- the ftsA gene encoding cell division protein FtsA, with protein MKDNPIIVGLDIGTTKITTVIGEVAPNGTVDIIGEGTVPSEGMKRGAVVNLERATHAIRQSVQNAERVSGVRVGSVFVSVAGNHAKAITSHGLAAIRRNQEITQPDVDRAIENARAVPLDPHLEIIHTLPQEYVVDGQEGIKNPVGMHGVRLEVDVHIVAGTAGPLLNLRRCVQEAGLKVEGFVLQALASGLATLEAAEQSQTVIVIDMGGGTTDVGVFKRGNLAHSACIPLGGEHVTADLAQILKIPHEEAENVKRKYGAAIPELADPDLTLEITSSNGSTHAISAFELSRIIKPRLSEIFGMVRDEIDQALGPVELVAQGVVLTGGASLLRGTTDLARDRFRLPVRLGRPRGIGGLTDIVSGPAHSSGVGLVLYGIGQDGKVPVSVFREEPEPTPAPVPTSKGSSQPEVTVVAPNPVPAAPPKKEKDKSSGTFMDRVRGIFKDWL; from the coding sequence ATGAAGGACAACCCAATTATCGTGGGGCTGGATATCGGCACCACCAAAATCACCACCGTCATCGGCGAGGTCGCGCCGAATGGCACTGTCGACATCATCGGCGAGGGCACCGTGCCCAGCGAGGGCATGAAGCGCGGCGCCGTCGTCAATCTGGAGCGGGCCACCCACGCCATCCGTCAGTCGGTGCAGAACGCCGAGCGGGTCAGCGGCGTGCGGGTGGGCAGCGTCTTCGTCTCGGTGGCGGGCAACCATGCCAAGGCGATCACCAGCCACGGGCTGGCCGCCATCCGCCGCAATCAGGAAATTACCCAGCCCGACGTGGACCGCGCCATCGAGAACGCCCGCGCGGTGCCGCTCGACCCGCACCTGGAGATCATCCACACGCTGCCGCAGGAGTACGTCGTGGACGGCCAGGAGGGCATCAAGAACCCGGTCGGGATGCACGGTGTCCGGCTGGAGGTCGACGTGCATATCGTGGCCGGGACTGCCGGGCCGCTGCTGAACCTGCGCCGTTGCGTGCAGGAGGCGGGGCTGAAGGTCGAGGGCTTCGTCCTGCAGGCGCTCGCCTCGGGCCTCGCCACGCTGGAGGCCGCCGAGCAGAGCCAGACGGTCATCGTGATCGACATGGGCGGCGGCACGACCGACGTGGGCGTGTTCAAGCGCGGCAACCTCGCGCACTCGGCGTGCATTCCGCTGGGCGGGGAGCACGTGACCGCCGACCTCGCGCAGATCCTCAAGATCCCGCACGAGGAGGCCGAGAACGTCAAGCGCAAGTACGGGGCCGCCATCCCCGAACTCGCCGACCCGGACCTCACGCTGGAAATCACCTCGTCGAACGGCTCAACCCACGCGATCAGCGCCTTCGAACTGTCGCGCATCATCAAGCCGCGCCTGTCGGAAATCTTCGGCATGGTCCGCGACGAGATCGACCAGGCGCTCGGCCCGGTGGAACTCGTCGCGCAGGGTGTGGTGCTGACGGGTGGGGCCAGCCTGCTGCGCGGCACGACGGACCTCGCCCGCGATCGCTTCCGGCTGCCCGTCCGGCTGGGACGCCCGCGCGGCATCGGGGGCCTGACCGACATCGTGAGTGGCCCGGCGCACTCCAGCGGCGTCGGCCTGGTGCTGTACGGCATCGGCCAGGACGGCAAGGTGCCCGTCTCGGTCTTCCGCGAGGAGCCCGAGCCGACGCCTGCCCCCGTTCCCACGAGCAAGGGCAGTTCCCAGCCCGAGGTCACGGTGGTCGCGCCCAACCCGGTGCCCGCCGCCCCGCCCAAGAAGGAGAAGGACAAGAGCAGCGGCACCTTCATGGACCGGGTGCGGGGCATTTTCAAGGATTGGCTGTAA
- the ftsZ gene encoding cell division protein FtsZ, protein MQAARIRVIGLGGAGNNAVNRMIESGLEGVEFVAGNTDAQVLAKSHAEVRIQLGDRLTRGLGAGADPEVGEKAALEDRERIKEYLDGTDMLFITAGMGGGTGTGSAPVVAEIAREMGILTVAIVTRPFKFEGPKRQRVAEDGINKLTERVDGMIVVNNEKLLTAVDKKVSFREAFLIADRVLYYGVKGISDVINVEGMINLDFADVRNMLSNSGTVLMGIGAGRGEKVADEAAMSAIHSPLLERGIEGARRILINVTGGYDLSMTDANEIVEKIRDATGFEDPDILFGITPDEAAGDEVRVTVIATGFGEGTFPSGLSLGMGKSGSRGTSIDTIVRPVRGQGGSSYDPKDYDIPAFLRNVGRD, encoded by the coding sequence ATGCAAGCGGCCAGAATTCGCGTGATTGGCTTGGGCGGGGCGGGAAACAATGCGGTGAACCGCATGATCGAATCGGGACTGGAGGGTGTCGAGTTCGTCGCGGGCAACACCGACGCGCAGGTGCTCGCCAAGAGCCACGCCGAGGTTCGCATTCAGCTCGGCGACCGCCTGACCCGCGGCCTGGGCGCCGGGGCCGACCCCGAGGTGGGCGAGAAGGCTGCCCTGGAGGACCGCGAGCGGATCAAGGAGTACCTCGACGGCACCGACATGCTCTTTATCACGGCCGGGATGGGCGGCGGCACCGGCACGGGCAGTGCCCCGGTTGTGGCTGAGATCGCCCGCGAGATGGGGATTCTCACGGTCGCCATCGTGACCCGGCCCTTCAAGTTCGAGGGGCCCAAGCGGCAGCGCGTGGCGGAGGACGGCATCAACAAGCTCACCGAGCGCGTGGACGGCATGATCGTGGTGAACAACGAGAAGCTGCTCACCGCCGTGGACAAGAAGGTTAGCTTCCGCGAGGCGTTCCTGATCGCCGACCGGGTGCTGTATTACGGGGTCAAGGGCATCAGCGACGTGATCAATGTCGAGGGCATGATCAACCTCGACTTCGCGGACGTGCGGAACATGCTCTCCAACTCGGGCACGGTCCTGATGGGCATCGGCGCGGGCCGGGGCGAGAAGGTCGCCGACGAGGCTGCCATGAGCGCCATCCACTCACCGCTGCTGGAGCGCGGCATCGAGGGGGCGCGCCGCATTCTGATCAACGTGACGGGCGGCTACGACCTCTCCATGACGGACGCGAACGAGATCGTCGAGAAGATCCGCGACGCGACCGGCTTCGAGGACCCCGACATCCTCTTCGGCATCACGCCGGACGAGGCGGCGGGCGACGAGGTGCGCGTCACGGTGATCGCCACCGGCTTCGGAGAGGGCACCTTCCCCAGCGGCCTGAGCCTGGGCATGGGCAAGTCGGGCAGCCGCGGCACCAGCATCGATACCATCGTGCGCCCCGTGCGGGGTCAGGGCGGCAGCTCCTACGATCCCAAGGACTACGACATCCCCGCGTTCCTGCGGAATGTCGGGCGGGACTGA
- a CDS encoding fasciclin domain-containing protein codes for MRKVVVSAALLVSSVALAGGGSSVPTGNTIAAIVANDPNFSTLLSAVQAAGLVETLSSPGPYTVFAPTNAAFAKVPQDQLTALLNNREQLRALLLYHVVPGRVTSAQVSGLSSATTASGGTLNITTSGNTVRINDATVIRADIPASNGIIHVIDTVLQP; via the coding sequence ATGCGTAAGGTAGTAGTGTCGGCGGCCCTGTTGGTTTCCTCGGTGGCTCTGGCGGGAGGCGGCAGTTCCGTCCCGACGGGTAACACCATCGCGGCCATCGTGGCGAACGACCCGAACTTCAGCACCCTGCTGTCAGCGGTGCAGGCGGCCGGGCTGGTAGAAACGCTGAGCAGCCCCGGGCCGTACACGGTCTTCGCACCCACCAACGCGGCCTTCGCCAAGGTGCCGCAGGATCAGCTCACCGCCCTGCTGAACAACCGCGAGCAGCTCCGCGCCCTGCTGCTGTACCACGTGGTGCCCGGCCGGGTCACGTCGGCCCAGGTCAGCGGCCTGAGCAGCGCGACGACCGCGAGCGGCGGGACCCTGAACATCACCACCAGTGGCAATACGGTCAGGATCAACGACGCGACCGTCATCCGCGCCGACATCCCCGCGAGCAACGGCATCATCCACGTCATCGACACCGTGTTGCAGCCCTGA